One segment of Candidatus Micropelagos thuwalensis DNA contains the following:
- the rimP gene encoding ribosome maturation factor RimP, translated as MMTDTAPAQNMAQKDNAIALEDAWETAAHLMAPGPAAPLLSLVAPVVQDSGLELLRIRMTGQDGEQVLQIMADRDEGMITVEDCERISRAISAVLDVEDPLKGQYILEVSSPGMARPLCRPKDFIRWAGFEAKLELSRAFDGRKRFRGVLSGFEDGEVLMDVPLNGHDETPTLGFKFEDIVEARLVANDEMIADALKRQKGKNGD; from the coding sequence ATGATGACAGATACAGCACCCGCACAAAATATGGCGCAAAAAGACAATGCTATCGCGCTGGAAGACGCTTGGGAAACCGCCGCGCATTTGATGGCGCCCGGCCCTGCCGCACCGCTTTTGTCTCTGGTTGCGCCAGTTGTTCAAGATAGCGGGTTGGAATTATTGCGTATTCGCATGACCGGTCAGGATGGTGAACAAGTTCTCCAGATTATGGCCGACAGAGATGAGGGCATGATTACGGTTGAGGATTGCGAGCGTATTAGCCGTGCAATCTCGGCAGTGTTGGATGTGGAAGACCCGTTAAAGGGGCAATATATTTTGGAGGTTTCGTCACCTGGTATGGCGCGCCCACTTTGCCGCCCGAAAGATTTTATCCGGTGGGCAGGGTTTGAAGCCAAGCTGGAATTGTCCCGTGCTTTTGATGGTCGCAAGCGCTTTCGTGGGGTGCTTTCAGGCTTTGAGGATGGCGAGGTTTTGATGGATGTACCGTTGAATGGGCATGATGAGACCCCAACGCTTGGTTTTAAATTTGAGGATATCGTAGAAGCCCGATTAGTGGCGAATGACGAAATGATTGCTGACGCCTTAAAGCGTCAAAAAGGGAAAAATGGAGACTAA
- a CDS encoding DUF448 domain-containing protein, protein MTENLQCALTGKLLPREETIRFVIGPDNAVIADLSEELPGEGIRLLGYRGTLEESLRDGTFIRLFVKDRLDDEPVISASFLDKIESQLMDKVLGLIGLARRAGAVLNGFAKVESSLKSGKCELLLTASDGAEDGRMKMTRLAEAVQCQQVTFLPSARLSMALGQTNVIHAGIIGSGWAERLNASIDRLSLYVNGHEAA, encoded by the coding sequence ATGACAGAAAATTTGCAATGTGCGCTGACCGGAAAGCTGCTACCGCGTGAAGAAACAATCAGGTTCGTCATCGGGCCTGATAATGCGGTTATTGCTGATTTATCCGAGGAGCTACCTGGCGAAGGTATTCGACTTTTGGGCTATCGAGGCACTCTTGAGGAGTCGCTTCGTGATGGGACATTCATAAGGCTTTTTGTCAAAGACCGGTTAGATGATGAGCCGGTTATTTCCGCCTCATTTCTAGATAAAATTGAGTCACAACTTATGGATAAAGTGCTTGGGCTTATAGGCTTGGCGCGCCGCGCCGGGGCCGTTCTTAATGGTTTCGCAAAAGTTGAGAGCAGTTTGAAATCAGGGAAGTGTGAGTTGCTGTTGACGGCATCTGACGGTGCGGAAGATGGGCGAATGAAAATGACACGCCTCGCTGAGGCGGTACAATGCCAACAAGTTACGTTTTTGCCTTCCGCCAGATTAAGTATGGCTTTAGGCCAGACAAATGTTATACATGCAGGCATTATCGGTTCAGGATGGGCCGAACGCCTGAACGCATCGATTGACAGATTGTCTCTTTATGTTAACGGACACGAGGCAGCATAA
- the pnp gene encoding polyribonucleotide nucleotidyltransferase gives MFTISREEIDWGGRPLILETGRIARQADGAVLATYGDTTVLATVVADRSPKAGIDFFPLTVNYQEKSYAAGKIPGGYFKREGRPSEKETLVSRLIDRPIRPLFVKGFKNETQVIATVLSHDLENDSDIVAMVAVSAALTISGVPFLGPIGAARVGFADGEYILNPTLEEMKESNLDLVVAGTGDAVLMVESQASELSEEVMLGAVMHGHREFQPVINAIISLAEKCAKEPREVPENNDDELKEKVSGIARGDLEAAYQEADKSARQEKIAAAKDKVMADLLPEDADADTAIALSGAFKGLESDIVRGGILDTEKRIDGRGLADVRPIVSEVGVLPRAHGSALFTRGETQALVVATLGTGDDEQLVDALEGTYKENFMLHYNFPPYSVGETGRVGFTGRREIGHGKLAWRAIKPMLPTAEDFPYTLRLVSEITESNGSSSMATVCGASLAMMDAGVPLQKPVAGIAMGLIKEGDRFAVLSDILGDEDHLGDMDFKVAGTQDGITSLQMDIKITGITEEIMQVALTQAKGGRDHILGEMASALGEARTEMGEYAPKIETIKIAQDKIREVIGSGGKVIREIVETTGAKVDISDDGTIKVASSDAAVIQAAIDWINSIAAEPEVGVIYEGTVVKTMDFGAFVNFFGKRDGLVHISQLADRRVEKTTDIVKEGDTVKVKLMGFDDRGKVRLSMKVVDQETGEDLEGKASKAADDAAEADSED, from the coding sequence ATGTTTACAATTTCAAGAGAAGAAATCGATTGGGGCGGGCGTCCGCTAATTCTGGAAACCGGTCGCATTGCCCGTCAGGCTGACGGTGCTGTTCTGGCAACTTATGGGGATACAACTGTATTGGCGACTGTGGTTGCCGACCGTAGCCCCAAAGCGGGAATTGACTTTTTCCCACTGACCGTGAATTACCAAGAAAAATCCTATGCTGCCGGTAAAATCCCCGGGGGGTATTTTAAGCGTGAAGGCCGTCCATCAGAAAAAGAAACACTTGTTTCGCGCCTGATAGACCGTCCTATTCGCCCACTTTTTGTCAAAGGTTTCAAAAACGAAACACAGGTTATTGCCACTGTTCTCAGTCATGATCTGGAAAATGATAGTGACATTGTCGCTATGGTTGCTGTTTCTGCAGCCCTGACGATTTCAGGTGTCCCATTTCTTGGGCCTATCGGTGCGGCGCGTGTCGGTTTCGCCGATGGTGAATATATTCTGAACCCAACGCTGGAAGAGATGAAAGAAAGTAATCTTGATCTTGTGGTTGCGGGGACGGGCGATGCGGTCTTGATGGTTGAGTCCCAAGCCAGTGAACTTTCAGAAGAAGTTATGCTCGGTGCGGTTATGCACGGGCATCGTGAATTTCAGCCGGTGATTAACGCCATTATTAGCCTTGCTGAAAAATGTGCAAAAGAGCCGCGTGAAGTGCCTGAAAATAACGATGATGAGTTGAAGGAAAAAGTTTCTGGTATTGCCCGTGGCGACCTTGAGGCTGCCTATCAAGAGGCTGACAAATCTGCGCGTCAGGAAAAAATCGCTGCAGCTAAAGATAAAGTTATGGCTGATTTGCTTCCCGAAGATGCAGATGCCGATACAGCGATTGCACTTTCAGGCGCGTTTAAAGGTCTGGAAAGTGACATTGTGCGCGGCGGTATTCTGGATACCGAAAAACGTATTGACGGTCGTGGTCTTGCCGATGTGCGCCCGATTGTTTCCGAAGTTGGTGTTCTGCCTCGTGCCCATGGATCGGCACTGTTTACCAGAGGTGAAACACAAGCGTTGGTCGTTGCCACGCTCGGCACCGGCGATGACGAACAACTTGTTGATGCACTTGAAGGCACATATAAAGAAAACTTCATGTTGCATTATAACTTCCCGCCCTATTCTGTCGGTGAAACAGGCCGAGTCGGGTTTACGGGTCGTCGTGAAATTGGTCACGGTAAGCTGGCATGGCGCGCCATAAAGCCGATGTTGCCGACTGCCGAAGATTTTCCATACACATTACGTCTCGTCTCTGAAATTACCGAGTCCAACGGGTCGTCTTCCATGGCGACGGTATGTGGTGCGTCTCTGGCTATGATGGATGCGGGTGTGCCGTTACAAAAGCCGGTCGCGGGTATCGCCATGGGTCTGATTAAAGAGGGCGACAGATTTGCCGTTCTTTCTGACATTCTTGGTGATGAAGATCATCTTGGCGACATGGACTTTAAGGTTGCTGGTACGCAGGACGGGATTACGTCTTTGCAGATGGATATTAAAATCACCGGCATCACCGAAGAGATTATGCAAGTTGCTCTGACCCAAGCTAAAGGTGGTCGGGATCATATTTTGGGTGAAATGGCGAGTGCCTTGGGCGAAGCCCGTACTGAAATGGGTGAATATGCGCCGAAAATCGAAACCATTAAAATCGCACAGGATAAAATTCGTGAGGTTATCGGTTCAGGCGGGAAGGTCATTCGTGAGATTGTCGAGACGACAGGCGCGAAGGTGGACATTTCCGATGATGGCACGATTAAAGTAGCGTCCAGCGATGCTGCTGTCATTCAGGCTGCGATTGACTGGATTAATTCCATAGCCGCCGAGCCTGAAGTGGGTGTGATTTACGAAGGCACGGTTGTGAAGACCATGGATTTTGGTGCTTTTGTGAATTTCTTCGGTAAGCGCGATGGGCTGGTTCATATTTCCCAGCTGGCAGACAGACGCGTTGAGAAGACAACCGATATTGTCAAAGAAGGCGACACGGTGAAGGTCAAGCTTATGGGCTTTGATGATCGCGGCAAGGTACGCCTGTCCATGAAGGTCGTTGACCAGGAAACAGGTGAAGACCTTGAAGGCAAAGCCAGCAAAGCGGCTGATGATGCAGCTGAGGCCGATAGCGAGGACTAA
- the truB gene encoding tRNA pseudouridine(55) synthase TruB, whose amino-acid sequence MARRRKGLPIHGWVNFDKPEGMTSTAAVGKIRRLFNAQKAGHAGTLDPLAQGILPIALGEATKTVPFMMDATKTYHFTVRWGLATTTDDREGDVLETSEHRPTDDDIEAVLGAFVGNISQVPPAFSAIKIDGRRAYDMARAGEAPEISARNVLIDRLTLVNRPDCDSAHFEVECGKGTYVRSLARDMAEKLGTLGHVSYLRRVRVGPFNEKNTIGLDILDDLGHIAAEVDALDAMNMQLRPHLLPLQTVLDDIPALPVNEKEARDIRMGRAVNITAHVVDDKLSESHGAEQVLVLSDNHPVALGKLEEGRFQPVRVFNLSDIN is encoded by the coding sequence TTGGCCCGGAGACGCAAAGGCTTGCCAATACATGGTTGGGTTAACTTCGATAAACCTGAAGGTATGACGTCAACTGCTGCCGTCGGTAAAATTCGCCGCTTGTTTAATGCACAAAAAGCCGGACATGCGGGGACGCTGGATCCGCTCGCCCAGGGCATTCTGCCGATTGCGTTGGGGGAAGCCACAAAAACAGTTCCTTTTATGATGGATGCCACGAAAACATACCATTTCACGGTGCGATGGGGGCTGGCGACCACGACTGATGACCGCGAGGGGGATGTGCTGGAAACATCTGAGCATCGCCCGACAGATGACGATATTGAAGCTGTTTTAGGGGCGTTTGTCGGAAATATCTCGCAAGTGCCACCGGCTTTTTCGGCGATTAAGATAGATGGGCGCCGTGCTTATGATATGGCGCGGGCGGGCGAAGCACCTGAAATTTCTGCAAGAAATGTTCTGATTGACCGGCTTACTTTGGTGAATAGACCTGATTGTGACTCTGCGCATTTCGAGGTGGAGTGCGGGAAAGGTACCTATGTGAGGTCTTTAGCGCGCGATATGGCCGAAAAACTTGGGACTTTAGGGCATGTCAGCTATCTGCGTCGGGTGCGTGTTGGGCCATTTAATGAAAAAAACACAATAGGGCTGGATATTCTTGATGATTTAGGCCATATTGCCGCCGAAGTTGATGCTCTTGATGCGATGAACATGCAATTAAGGCCCCATTTGCTTCCTTTACAGACAGTGCTGGACGACATCCCGGCTCTGCCGGTTAATGAAAAGGAAGCGCGAGATATTCGTATGGGCAGAGCAGTCAACATCACCGCTCATGTGGTGGATGATAAACTGTCCGAAAGTCATGGAGCCGAACAGGTTTTAGTGCTTTCCGACAACCATCCAGTTGCATTGGGTAAGCTGGAAGAGGGCAGATTTCAGCCGGTGCGTGTTTTTAACCTGTCCGATATAAATTAA
- a CDS encoding ribosome-binding factor A yields the protein MAKRFKKSAHSDAPRSQRQLRVGELLRQKLSEVFSRGDVSGTNLDTRLVTVTEVRVSPDLKKATAFVVPLLQMTETLSKRKRSTVANSAADLTEELNCHAGALRIKMGDGLHLKYVPSLSFKSDDSFDNAAMMDNLLAREEVQRDLSNSQLNQQESASNNSGISITPPEAESEPTNEA from the coding sequence ATGGCAAAGCGTTTCAAAAAATCTGCACATTCGGACGCGCCTCGCAGTCAAAGACAGTTGCGTGTTGGCGAATTACTGCGTCAGAAGCTTTCAGAAGTCTTCTCAAGAGGGGATGTTAGCGGCACAAATCTTGATACCCGACTTGTGACTGTCACGGAAGTGCGCGTTAGCCCTGACTTGAAAAAGGCGACAGCTTTTGTTGTGCCGCTTTTGCAAATGACAGAAACTTTATCAAAGCGTAAACGCAGTACAGTCGCAAACTCTGCCGCCGATTTAACTGAAGAATTGAATTGTCATGCTGGAGCATTGAGAATTAAGATGGGCGATGGCCTTCACCTCAAATATGTTCCAAGCCTTTCGTTTAAATCGGATGATAGCTTCGACAATGCCGCTATGATGGATAATTTGTTGGCGCGTGAGGAAGTCCAGCGTGATTTATCAAATTCGCAGCTTAATCAGCAGGAAAGCGCGTCAAATAATTCAGGAATTTCCATTACGCCACCTGAAGCAGAGTCTGAACCAACGAACGAGGCGTAA
- a CDS encoding YegP family protein: MGTFVLGKQTDGQFYWKLNSANGETLCVSEGYTTKQNAINGIESCRRNAPNADIDDQTTD, encoded by the coding sequence ATGGGCACATTCGTTTTAGGTAAACAAACAGACGGTCAGTTTTACTGGAAGCTCAATTCAGCAAATGGTGAAACGCTTTGCGTGAGTGAAGGCTATACAACCAAACAAAATGCAATAAACGGCATCGAGTCATGCAGAAGAAACGCCCCCAACGCTGACATTGACGACCAAACTACCGACTAA
- the rpsO gene encoding 30S ribosomal protein S15 encodes MSISPERKLELVKEYATQDGDTGSPEVQVAILTERINNLTEHFKSHGKDNHSRRGLLKMVSQRRRLLDYLNARNSERYQTLIKRLGLRR; translated from the coding sequence ATGTCGATTAGTCCTGAACGCAAGCTTGAGCTTGTAAAAGAATATGCCACACAGGATGGTGATACAGGATCACCTGAGGTTCAAGTGGCTATCCTCACGGAGAGGATAAACAATCTGACCGAACATTTTAAATCTCACGGTAAAGATAATCATTCACGCCGGGGTCTATTGAAAATGGTCAGCCAACGTCGCCGTCTTCTTGATTATCTTAATGCACGCAATTCTGAGCGTTATCAAACTCTCATTAAGCGTCTGGGTCTCCGCCGCTAG
- the infB gene encoding translation initiation factor IF-2 — protein sequence MSEKEENEKTDEQKTGKTLSLKRTVDSGQVRQNFSHGRTKSVQVERKRKRMVAPANAAAPSSVTPSVTEPVETKAPEVKEQTSENNLGGLSRQEQAARQAAVADAKVRAAEEAIREKEEAEKRALEEAERLKEEAKRKLESPDITDVLVAPVETTEAPATPRRKEPARTSEDTPARRKEKTEEPRRPAVAKRGEQQRRRTGKLTINDALNDEERMRSMASIRRRREREKRQSMSMEPREKVARTITLPESITIQELANRMAERAVDVIKLLMQQGVMAKINDTIDADTAELIAEELGHKVNRVTDADVEDSIDTEEDTDDDKKPRPPVVTVMGHVDHGKTSLLDALRKTSIVTSEAGGITQHIGAYQVTKDDGEKVTFIDTPGHAAFTSMRARGAKVTDIVILVVAADDGVMPQTVEAISHAKAAEVPIVVAVNKIDKPEADPTRVKNELLQHEIISEDMGGDVQFVEVSALAGTGLDDLLESVLLQAELLDLKANPYRAAEGIVIESKLEKGRGAVATVLVQRGTLSVGDIFVVGEESGRVRALLDDQGESIKSALPASPVEVLGAGGSPSAGDMFNVVETEAKAREIAEYRARISREKRTASGNRTTLDQMMQQLKDTELKELPIVVKADVQGSAEAISQAVDKLGTDEVCGRVVHTAVGGITESDITLAAASNASILGFNVRANSQARNLADEQGVEIRYYNVIYDLVDDMKAAMSGMLSPDLRETMLGNAEILEIFNVSKSGKVAGCKVTDGLVRRGARVRLIRDSVVIHEGELSSLRRFKDEVKEVNAGQECGMAFENYEDLKQGDVIECYEVEEIARTLDDVN from the coding sequence ATGAGTGAAAAAGAAGAGAACGAAAAAACTGACGAACAAAAGACCGGCAAGACGCTGAGCTTGAAGCGGACTGTTGACTCTGGTCAGGTGCGTCAGAATTTTTCTCATGGCCGGACTAAATCTGTTCAGGTTGAGCGCAAACGTAAACGCATGGTTGCCCCAGCTAATGCAGCGGCTCCAAGTTCAGTGACGCCAAGCGTAACAGAGCCAGTTGAAACAAAAGCCCCTGAGGTTAAAGAGCAAACTTCTGAAAATAATCTTGGCGGTCTTTCCCGTCAGGAGCAGGCCGCACGTCAGGCTGCTGTTGCTGATGCCAAGGTAAGGGCGGCTGAAGAAGCTATTCGGGAAAAAGAAGAGGCAGAAAAGAGGGCCTTAGAAGAAGCTGAACGCTTAAAAGAAGAGGCGAAAAGAAAACTTGAGTCACCGGACATTACAGATGTCCTTGTGGCACCAGTGGAAACCACGGAAGCGCCAGCTACACCGCGCCGGAAAGAACCAGCACGTACGAGTGAAGATACACCTGCACGCCGCAAAGAAAAAACCGAAGAGCCGCGGCGTCCTGCCGTTGCTAAACGCGGTGAGCAGCAGCGACGACGTACAGGAAAACTAACCATTAACGATGCGCTTAATGATGAAGAACGGATGCGTTCAATGGCGTCTATTCGCCGCCGCCGCGAGCGCGAAAAAAGACAGTCAATGTCCATGGAGCCACGCGAAAAAGTGGCGCGTACTATTACATTGCCTGAGTCGATTACTATTCAAGAGCTGGCTAACCGCATGGCGGAGCGCGCTGTAGATGTTATTAAATTGCTCATGCAGCAAGGTGTTATGGCAAAAATCAATGATACGATTGATGCTGACACAGCCGAATTAATTGCCGAAGAATTGGGGCATAAGGTCAACCGCGTCACAGATGCAGATGTTGAAGATAGCATTGATACTGAAGAAGACACCGATGACGATAAAAAGCCGCGCCCGCCGGTTGTGACAGTTATGGGTCACGTTGACCACGGTAAAACGTCCTTGCTGGATGCCTTACGCAAAACCAGCATTGTCACTAGTGAGGCCGGGGGCATTACCCAACATATCGGGGCCTATCAGGTCACCAAGGATGACGGTGAAAAGGTAACATTTATAGATACACCGGGTCATGCGGCCTTTACGTCCATGCGTGCGCGTGGTGCTAAGGTTACGGATATTGTTATTCTTGTTGTTGCTGCTGATGATGGTGTGATGCCACAAACTGTTGAAGCCATCAGCCACGCCAAGGCCGCGGAAGTGCCGATTGTGGTTGCGGTGAATAAAATTGACAAGCCCGAAGCCGACCCGACCAGGGTGAAGAATGAATTGCTACAGCATGAAATTATTTCTGAGGACATGGGCGGTGACGTTCAGTTCGTGGAAGTTTCTGCTTTAGCTGGAACAGGGCTTGATGATTTACTCGAGTCCGTTCTGCTGCAGGCTGAATTGCTTGATCTAAAAGCTAATCCATACCGGGCCGCGGAAGGCATTGTAATCGAGTCAAAACTCGAAAAAGGCAGAGGCGCGGTTGCGACTGTTCTCGTGCAACGTGGCACGCTGTCTGTCGGGGATATTTTTGTTGTCGGTGAAGAATCCGGTCGCGTTCGCGCGCTACTGGATGATCAAGGCGAAAGCATAAAATCTGCGCTTCCCGCATCTCCGGTTGAAGTGCTGGGTGCTGGTGGTTCACCGTCTGCGGGGGATATGTTCAACGTAGTCGAGACAGAAGCTAAGGCCAGAGAGATTGCTGAATATCGCGCGCGCATCAGTCGTGAGAAACGAACAGCCTCTGGCAATCGCACAACGCTGGATCAGATGATGCAGCAGCTCAAAGACACTGAGCTTAAAGAGCTTCCGATTGTTGTGAAAGCTGATGTGCAGGGGTCTGCCGAAGCAATTTCACAAGCGGTAGATAAGCTCGGCACTGATGAAGTATGCGGCCGCGTGGTACATACGGCAGTTGGCGGTATTACAGAAAGCGATATTACATTGGCGGCGGCCTCCAACGCCTCTATTCTGGGCTTCAATGTTCGCGCAAATTCACAGGCGCGGAATTTGGCTGACGAGCAAGGCGTTGAAATCCGTTATTACAATGTGATTTATGACCTTGTTGATGATATGAAAGCTGCCATGTCCGGCATGTTGAGTCCTGATTTACGCGAAACCATGCTTGGCAATGCTGAAATACTTGAGATATTTAATGTTTCTAAATCCGGCAAAGTGGCAGGGTGTAAAGTAACAGACGGGCTGGTGCGTCGTGGTGCCAGAGTCAGACTTATTCGGGACAGTGTCGTTATTCATGAAGGGGAGCTTAGTTCCCTTCGTCGCTTTAAGGACGAAGTGAAAGAGGTTAATGCCGGTCAAGAATGCGGTATGGCTTTTGAGAATTACGAAGACCTGAAGCAGGGAGATGTGATTGAGTGTTACGAGGTCGAGGAAATCGCGCGTACGCTTGACGACGTTAATTAA
- the nusA gene encoding transcription termination factor NusA, whose protein sequence is MATGVSANKLELLRIAESMAREKGIEPELVFGAMADAIQKAAKARYGAENDIRAEIDTKTGDTILKRFMEVVEDVENDNTQLTLDEARKIKADAEIGEFLSEELPPVEFGRIATQTAKQVIVQRVRDAERERQYEEYKDRVGEVASGIVKRVEYGNVVVDLGRAEAMLRRDNLIPREVFNPNDRIRAYIQDVKREQRGPQIILSRTDPAFMAKLFAQEVPEVYDGVIEIRAVARDPGSRAKIAVISNDNSIDPVGACVGMRGSRVQAVVNELQGEKVDIVPWSEDAAAFIVNGLGPAEVAKVVLDEDTQRIEVVVPDDQLSLAIGRRGQNVRLASQLSGWDIDILTEAEESERRQAEFVERTQIFMASLDVDEMIAQLLTSEGFATIEEVAYVPLDEITVIEGFDDETAEELQRRATEHLDRQNQALDEERKALGVADELMNVEGLTPAMLVALGKNDVFTLEDFAGCVPDDLTGWYESVDRQRVRQPGIFDDFDVSADEAQTMIMNTRVMVGWITEEDLLASEDEAGDDEGAEVDTSEETPEATSEINPEAPAEDVVSNETSEPATDTPTE, encoded by the coding sequence ATGGCAACTGGCGTAAGCGCAAATAAACTTGAACTCCTCCGTATCGCTGAGTCTATGGCGCGGGAGAAAGGTATTGAACCTGAACTGGTATTTGGCGCTATGGCGGATGCAATTCAAAAAGCTGCCAAGGCAAGATATGGCGCGGAGAATGATATTCGCGCAGAAATCGATACCAAAACCGGCGACACAATCCTTAAGCGGTTTATGGAGGTGGTTGAAGATGTTGAAAACGACAACACGCAATTAACCCTGGACGAAGCCAGAAAAATTAAGGCGGATGCAGAAATCGGTGAATTTCTAAGTGAGGAATTGCCGCCGGTTGAATTTGGCAGAATTGCAACACAAACGGCAAAACAGGTTATTGTCCAGCGTGTACGTGACGCTGAACGTGAGCGCCAATATGAAGAATATAAAGACAGGGTTGGCGAAGTTGCTTCCGGCATCGTGAAGCGCGTTGAATATGGTAATGTCGTTGTTGATCTTGGGCGCGCGGAAGCCATGCTAAGGCGTGATAATCTCATCCCTCGTGAAGTATTTAATCCCAATGATCGTATTCGTGCTTACATTCAGGATGTCAAGCGCGAGCAACGTGGCCCGCAAATCATTCTATCCCGGACGGATCCAGCTTTTATGGCAAAGCTTTTTGCCCAAGAAGTGCCGGAAGTCTATGATGGGGTGATTGAAATTAGAGCCGTCGCCCGTGACCCGGGTAGTCGTGCGAAAATTGCTGTGATTTCAAATGATAATTCCATTGACCCTGTTGGGGCTTGTGTGGGTATGCGCGGCAGCCGTGTTCAGGCTGTTGTTAATGAACTTCAAGGCGAGAAAGTCGACATTGTTCCATGGTCCGAAGACGCTGCCGCCTTTATTGTAAACGGTCTTGGCCCTGCCGAGGTTGCGAAGGTTGTGCTTGATGAGGACACTCAACGGATTGAGGTTGTGGTGCCGGATGACCAGCTTTCTTTGGCAATCGGACGCCGTGGGCAGAATGTCCGCTTGGCTTCCCAGCTTTCTGGCTGGGATATCGATATTCTAACTGAAGCGGAAGAGTCTGAGCGGCGTCAGGCGGAATTTGTCGAACGAACGCAAATCTTCATGGCTTCTCTGGATGTTGATGAAATGATTGCACAGCTTCTGACATCTGAGGGCTTTGCCACGATTGAAGAGGTCGCTTATGTACCGCTTGATGAAATAACAGTCATTGAAGGTTTTGATGATGAAACGGCGGAAGAACTGCAGAGACGCGCAACCGAGCATCTCGACAGACAAAATCAGGCGCTTGATGAAGAGCGCAAAGCCCTTGGTGTTGCCGATGAATTAATGAATGTAGAAGGTCTTACGCCTGCTATGCTTGTTGCGCTGGGCAAAAATGATGTCTTCACGCTTGAAGATTTTGCAGGCTGTGTTCCTGATGATTTAACGGGATGGTATGAGTCTGTTGACAGGCAGCGCGTACGTCAGCCGGGTATATTTGATGATTTTGATGTGTCTGCAGATGAAGCGCAAACAATGATTATGAACACGCGTGTCATGGTCGGCTGGATTACAGAGGAAGACTTATTGGCTTCTGAAGATGAGGCTGGTGACGATGAGGGTGCTGAGGTTGATACCTCTGAGGAAACGCCAGAGGCAACTTCGGAAATAAATCCGGAAGCACCTGCTGAAGATGTTGTTTCTAACGAAACATCTGAACCAGCAACAGACACCCCGACAGAATAA